A single genomic interval of Stenotrophomonas sp. ZAC14D1_NAIMI4_1 harbors:
- a CDS encoding TonB-dependent receptor encodes MNFKSNKLRDAVVIALVAGSSVATAQAQEATSGATNLDRIQVTGSRIRSVDVETAQPIFTVSSEDIKKSGLVSVGDILQNLTVSGTQTFSKAAVLTSNPEQGGQYVNLYNLGEQRTLVLVNGKRWTSSLAGFTDMSTIPASLIERIEVLKDGASAIYGSDAIAGVVNIILRTNFEGAEVSALIGQNGRGDGEKEAYSFTMGASSDRASILFGASYTKEKPVFSKDRALTRTTYGPGRELDALSATGPWGRFNDPRAAGTVGAGNYLDDDGNIVDAANGTWTPNQWVLNHSGTWDGVGVGADSRNLANYHTGVTTDDRFNSTQQMMLAQETETKSIFTAGSFEINDYVTFKSTVMYSERNSERQVAGYPMSANAQPTYPVYISGQSYYNPVGQDITSWFRRTIEIPRISRNDVKSYHFDAALEGAFDVGSHGWNWDAGINYNKFDVTQISTGNLNLLALEKALGPSFLNAQGVVQCGTAANPIALGTSLSAGQCTPFDVLGGPSASTADALKYINTLGQATQQSVSKQYFANITGGLFDMPGDAGEFAFAAGVEHREVSGYDNPDQLSAAGYTTDLAAGATSGKYKTDEVYLELMIPLLKDVPFAKELSFDVASRYSDYDRFGDTTNSKFSLTWKPVEDLLVRATYGKGFRAPTLDDTFGGGSQTFDDLTDPCDARFGQLSNPVAAARCAGEGLAPTFRQTDNAGVPVAARETQGNAPFQAGVGNADLEPEYSKTRTVGLVFSPRWVQGLDFSLDWYKISISNVITAVSATYVLNQCYNGVTSFCNYSRDATTGQIVTLSRGNANLGALETEGYNFVANYRLPEFAAGQFSLRLDSNYLVSLRQQSDNGAPWDEYAGYWNSPRVRATFGVNWAKGDLSASWNLRYYGGYRDFCYDDDSCNDPDYRTPNNGWGGGVGANKKGSISFQDVSLTWAAPWNGSVTVGARNIWNKQPPITISLTNNSSSSIDPMLDYDRYLFMQYTQRF; translated from the coding sequence ATGAATTTCAAGTCCAACAAGCTGCGCGATGCGGTTGTCATCGCGCTGGTCGCCGGTTCATCCGTCGCGACCGCCCAGGCCCAGGAGGCCACCTCGGGTGCGACCAACCTGGATCGCATCCAGGTCACCGGTTCGCGCATCCGCTCGGTTGACGTCGAAACCGCCCAGCCGATCTTCACGGTGTCCTCCGAGGACATCAAGAAGTCCGGCCTGGTCAGCGTCGGCGACATCCTGCAGAACCTCACCGTCTCCGGCACCCAGACCTTCAGCAAGGCCGCCGTGCTGACCTCCAACCCGGAACAGGGCGGCCAGTACGTCAACCTGTACAACCTGGGCGAGCAGCGCACCCTGGTGCTGGTCAACGGCAAGCGTTGGACGTCCAGCCTGGCTGGCTTCACCGACATGTCGACCATCCCGGCCTCGCTCATCGAGCGCATCGAAGTGCTGAAGGATGGCGCCTCGGCGATCTACGGCTCCGACGCCATCGCCGGCGTGGTCAACATCATCCTGCGCACCAATTTCGAAGGCGCGGAAGTCTCGGCCCTGATCGGCCAGAACGGCCGTGGCGACGGTGAGAAGGAAGCCTACTCCTTCACCATGGGTGCCTCCAGCGATCGCGCTTCGATCCTGTTCGGCGCCAGCTACACGAAGGAAAAGCCGGTCTTCTCCAAGGACCGTGCGCTGACCCGCACCACCTACGGCCCGGGTCGCGAGCTGGATGCACTCAGCGCGACCGGCCCGTGGGGCCGCTTCAATGACCCGCGCGCCGCAGGCACCGTCGGTGCCGGCAACTACCTGGATGACGACGGCAACATCGTCGATGCCGCCAACGGCACCTGGACCCCGAACCAGTGGGTCCTGAACCACAGCGGCACCTGGGATGGCGTGGGCGTCGGCGCGGATTCGCGCAACCTGGCCAACTACCACACCGGCGTCACCACCGACGACCGCTTCAACTCCACCCAGCAGATGATGCTGGCGCAGGAGACCGAAACGAAGTCGATCTTCACCGCCGGCAGCTTCGAGATCAATGACTACGTGACCTTCAAGTCCACGGTCATGTACTCCGAGCGCAACTCCGAGCGCCAGGTCGCCGGCTACCCGATGAGCGCCAACGCGCAGCCGACCTACCCGGTCTACATCAGCGGCCAGAGCTACTACAACCCGGTCGGCCAGGACATCACCAGCTGGTTCCGCCGCACGATCGAAATCCCGCGCATCTCGCGCAACGACGTGAAGAGCTACCACTTCGATGCCGCCCTGGAAGGCGCGTTCGATGTGGGCTCCCATGGCTGGAACTGGGATGCGGGCATCAACTACAACAAGTTCGATGTCACCCAGATCAGCACCGGCAACCTCAACCTGCTGGCACTGGAAAAGGCCCTGGGCCCGTCGTTCCTCAATGCACAGGGCGTGGTCCAGTGCGGTACCGCTGCCAACCCGATCGCGCTGGGCACCAGCCTGTCGGCCGGCCAGTGCACCCCGTTCGACGTGCTGGGCGGCCCGTCGGCCTCCACCGCCGACGCGCTGAAGTACATCAACACGCTCGGCCAGGCGACCCAGCAGAGCGTCAGCAAGCAGTACTTCGCCAACATCACCGGTGGTCTGTTCGACATGCCGGGCGACGCAGGCGAGTTCGCCTTCGCGGCAGGCGTCGAGCACCGTGAAGTGTCCGGTTACGACAACCCGGACCAGCTGTCGGCCGCCGGTTACACCACCGATCTGGCTGCAGGCGCCACGTCCGGCAAGTACAAGACCGACGAGGTGTACCTGGAGCTGATGATCCCGCTGCTGAAGGACGTTCCGTTCGCCAAGGAACTGTCGTTCGACGTCGCGTCCCGCTACTCGGACTACGACCGTTTCGGCGACACCACCAACAGCAAGTTCAGCCTGACCTGGAAGCCGGTTGAAGACCTGCTGGTCCGTGCCACCTACGGCAAGGGCTTCCGTGCCCCGACCCTGGACGACACCTTCGGTGGCGGCTCGCAGACCTTCGATGACCTGACCGATCCGTGCGATGCCCGCTTCGGCCAGCTGTCCAACCCGGTTGCGGCTGCCCGCTGCGCCGGCGAAGGCCTGGCACCGACCTTCCGCCAGACCGACAACGCTGGCGTGCCGGTTGCCGCGCGTGAAACCCAGGGCAATGCGCCGTTCCAGGCGGGCGTCGGCAACGCCGACCTCGAGCCGGAATACAGCAAAACCCGTACCGTGGGCCTGGTCTTCAGCCCGCGCTGGGTGCAGGGCCTGGACTTCTCGCTGGACTGGTACAAGATCAGCATCTCCAACGTGATCACTGCGGTCAGCGCGACCTACGTGCTGAACCAGTGCTACAACGGCGTGACCTCGTTCTGTAACTACAGCCGTGATGCCACCACCGGCCAGATCGTGACCCTGAGCCGCGGCAACGCGAACCTGGGCGCCCTGGAAACCGAAGGCTACAACTTCGTCGCCAACTACCGCCTGCCGGAGTTCGCAGCCGGCCAGTTCTCGCTCCGCCTGGACAGCAACTACCTGGTCTCGCTGCGCCAGCAGTCCGACAACGGCGCACCGTGGGATGAGTACGCCGGCTACTGGAACTCGCCGCGCGTGCGCGCCACCTTCGGCGTCAACTGGGCCAAGGGCGACCTGTCGGCCAGCTGGAACCTGCGCTACTACGGCGGCTACCGCGACTTCTGCTACGACGATGACTCGTGCAACGACCCGGATTACCGCACCCCGAACAACGGTTGGGGCGGTGGCGTGGGCGCCAACAAGAAGGGTTCGATCAGCTTCCAGGACGTTTCGCTGACCTGGGCTGCCCCCTGGAATGGTTCGGTCACCGTCGGTGCCCGCAACATCTGGAACAAGCAGCCGCCGATCACCATCTCGCTGACCAACAACAGCTCGTCGTCGATCGACCCGATGCTGGACTACGACCGTTACCTGTTCATGCAGTACACCCAGCGCTTCTGA
- a CDS encoding acyl-CoA dehydrogenase codes for MSIVLPFLALLLAGAFVAYHRMRLLTWTLISLALLAACWFVPYVNQTATIVAAAVLAVIAVPLLLPFIRKPLLTGPMMKVFRKVLPPLSQTERIALETGSVGFEGELFTGDPDWNILLNYPKPQLTAEEQAFLDGPVEELCTMVNDWEITHVHADLPPELWAFIKKNKFFGMIIPKEYGGLGFSALAHHKVIQKLASVSSVVSSTVGVPNSLGPGELLVHYGTQEQKDQYLPRLADGREVPCFGLTGPFAGSDATSIPDYGIVCKGEWNGEQVLGVKLTFDKRYITLAPVASLIGLAFRMYDPDGLIGETRDIGITLGLLPRDTAGVEIGRRHFPLNSTFQNGPIKGKDVFIPLTQLIGGAAMAGKGWNMLNECLAVGRSITLPSTASGGAKAGAAVTGAYARIRKQFGLSVGRFEGVEEALARIGGKAYKISALSQATAAAVDRGDVPSVPSAIAKYHCTSMSREVISDMMDVIGGKGIILGPRNFAGRSWQAAPIAITVEGANIMTRSLLIFGQGAILCHPWVLKEMKAAQDPDTRAGLQDFDRSLFGHIRYGISNAVRSFWFGLTGARFGAAPGDAYTRRYFRKLDRYSANLALMADISMMTLGGKLKFKESLSGRLGDVLSHVYMTSAMLKRYQDEGAPQADQPLLAWAFHDSVHKIEESLSAALRNFPIRPIGWLMWALIFPLGRRAEAPGDRLSRRVAALLMAPNEARDRLASGVFLTPCENNPGGRINSYLSKAIMAEPVERKFLKALKSKGIEALDFKAQLDEAVAEGVITQDERSLLEELRTLTLDTITVDDFDTHELRAASYYDRQHKDPHSQAA; via the coding sequence ATGAGCATCGTTCTTCCCTTCCTCGCCCTGCTGCTGGCAGGCGCGTTCGTCGCCTACCACCGCATGCGCCTGCTGACCTGGACGCTGATCAGCCTGGCGCTGCTGGCGGCCTGCTGGTTCGTGCCCTACGTCAACCAGACCGCCACGATCGTCGCTGCGGCCGTGCTGGCCGTCATCGCCGTGCCGCTGCTGCTGCCGTTCATCCGCAAGCCGCTGCTGACCGGCCCGATGATGAAGGTGTTCCGCAAGGTGCTGCCGCCGCTGTCGCAGACCGAGCGCATCGCGCTGGAAACCGGCTCGGTCGGTTTCGAAGGCGAGCTGTTCACCGGTGATCCGGACTGGAACATCCTGCTGAACTACCCCAAGCCGCAGCTGACCGCCGAAGAGCAGGCCTTCCTCGATGGCCCGGTCGAAGAGCTGTGCACCATGGTCAACGACTGGGAAATCACCCACGTCCATGCCGACCTGCCGCCGGAACTGTGGGCCTTCATCAAGAAGAACAAGTTCTTCGGCATGATCATCCCGAAGGAATACGGCGGCCTGGGCTTCTCCGCGCTGGCCCACCACAAGGTCATCCAGAAGCTGGCGTCGGTGTCTTCGGTGGTCAGCTCCACCGTCGGCGTGCCGAACTCGCTGGGCCCGGGTGAACTGCTGGTGCATTACGGCACCCAGGAACAGAAGGACCAGTACCTGCCGCGCCTGGCCGATGGCCGCGAGGTTCCGTGCTTCGGCCTGACCGGTCCGTTCGCCGGCTCCGACGCCACCTCGATTCCCGACTACGGCATCGTCTGCAAGGGCGAGTGGAACGGCGAGCAGGTGCTCGGCGTCAAGCTGACCTTCGACAAGCGCTATATCACCCTGGCCCCGGTCGCTTCGCTGATCGGCCTGGCCTTCCGTATGTACGATCCCGATGGCCTGATCGGCGAAACCCGCGACATCGGCATCACCCTGGGCCTGCTGCCGCGCGATACCGCCGGCGTGGAGATCGGCCGTCGCCACTTCCCGCTGAACTCGACCTTCCAGAACGGTCCGATCAAGGGCAAGGATGTGTTCATCCCGCTGACCCAGCTGATCGGCGGTGCCGCCATGGCCGGCAAGGGCTGGAACATGCTCAACGAGTGCCTGGCCGTGGGCCGCTCGATCACCCTGCCCTCCACCGCCAGTGGCGGTGCCAAGGCCGGCGCAGCCGTCACCGGCGCCTACGCGCGCATCCGCAAGCAGTTCGGCCTGTCGGTCGGCCGCTTCGAGGGCGTGGAAGAAGCGCTGGCCCGCATCGGCGGCAAGGCCTACAAGATCAGCGCGCTGTCGCAGGCCACCGCCGCCGCGGTCGACCGTGGCGACGTGCCGTCGGTGCCGTCGGCGATCGCCAAGTACCACTGCACCAGCATGAGCCGTGAAGTGATCTCGGACATGATGGACGTCATCGGCGGCAAGGGCATCATCCTCGGGCCGCGCAACTTCGCCGGCCGCAGCTGGCAGGCCGCGCCGATCGCGATCACCGTGGAAGGCGCCAACATCATGACCCGCAGCCTGCTGATCTTCGGCCAGGGTGCGATCCTCTGCCACCCGTGGGTGCTGAAGGAAATGAAGGCCGCGCAGGATCCGGACACCCGTGCCGGCCTGCAGGATTTCGACCGCAGCCTGTTCGGACACATCCGCTATGGCATCTCCAATGCCGTGCGTTCGTTCTGGTTCGGCCTGACCGGCGCACGCTTCGGCGCCGCCCCGGGCGACGCCTACACCCGCCGCTACTTCCGCAAGCTGGACCGTTACTCGGCCAACCTGGCGCTGATGGCCGACATCTCGATGATGACCCTCGGCGGCAAGCTGAAGTTCAAGGAATCGCTGTCCGGCCGCCTGGGCGACGTGCTGAGCCATGTCTACATGACCAGCGCCATGCTCAAGCGCTACCAGGACGAAGGCGCACCGCAGGCCGACCAGCCGCTGCTGGCCTGGGCCTTCCATGACAGCGTGCACAAGATCGAAGAGTCGCTGTCGGCGGCCCTGCGCAACTTCCCCATCCGTCCGATCGGCTGGCTGATGTGGGCGCTGATCTTCCCGCTGGGCCGCCGTGCCGAAGCCCCGGGCGACCGCCTGAGCCGCCGCGTTGCGGCCCTGCTGATGGCCCCGAACGAGGCGCGCGACCGCCTGGCCAGCGGCGTGTTCCTGACCCCGTGCGAGAACAACCCGGGCGGCCGCATCAACAGCTACCTGAGCAAGGCGATCATGGCCGAGCCGGTGGAGCGCAAGTTCCTGAAGGCGCTGAAGAGCAAGGGCATCGAGGCGCTGGACTTCAAGGCGCAGCTGGACGAAGCCGTGGCTGAAGGCGTGATCACCCAGGACGAGCGCAGCCTGCTGGAAGAACTGCGCACGCTGACCCTGGACACCATCACCGTGGACGACTTCGACACCCACGAACTGCGTGCGGCCAGCTACTACGACCGCCAGCACAAGGACCCGCATTCGCAGGCAGCCTGA
- a CDS encoding alpha/beta hydrolase — protein sequence MVTSPTPAAFHDLRLEAAHGARLAATASDHGRRGRVLFAHGFGQTRHAWNATARALSAAGLQTLAYDARGHGDSDWNAADLPYHGEQFADDLIVLAGEQPRPPVLVAASMGGLFGLLAESRWPGLFSAMVLVDITPRWDTAGVERILAFMTAHPDGFASLAQAADVISAYMPHRPRKSEQSLRALLREDGHGRWRWHWDPRLVAELARDSEQHQDALAEAARQVKCPLLLVSGGRSDLVTPQTVAEFLALAPHARHVQLPQATHMVAGDDNDAFTATVLDYLDVLPAVDAAASSATNEHVTGARS from the coding sequence ATGGTTACGTCCCCTACTCCCGCTGCGTTCCATGACCTGCGCCTGGAGGCGGCCCATGGCGCCCGCCTGGCGGCCACCGCCAGCGACCACGGTCGCCGCGGCCGCGTGCTGTTCGCGCATGGCTTCGGCCAGACCCGCCACGCGTGGAATGCGACCGCCCGGGCACTGTCCGCCGCCGGCCTGCAGACGCTGGCCTACGATGCGCGCGGCCACGGCGATTCGGACTGGAACGCCGCCGACCTGCCCTACCACGGTGAACAGTTCGCTGATGACCTGATCGTGCTGGCCGGCGAGCAGCCGCGCCCGCCGGTGCTGGTGGCCGCCTCGATGGGGGGCCTGTTCGGCCTGCTCGCCGAATCGCGCTGGCCCGGCCTGTTCTCGGCGATGGTGCTGGTGGACATCACCCCGCGCTGGGACACCGCCGGCGTCGAGCGCATCCTCGCCTTCATGACTGCCCATCCCGATGGCTTCGCCTCGCTGGCCCAGGCCGCCGATGTCATCTCGGCATACATGCCGCACCGCCCGCGCAAATCCGAGCAGTCGCTGCGTGCGCTGCTGCGCGAGGATGGCCACGGCCGCTGGCGCTGGCACTGGGATCCGCGCCTGGTGGCCGAACTGGCCCGCGACAGCGAGCAGCACCAGGACGCGCTGGCCGAGGCCGCGCGGCAGGTGAAGTGCCCGCTGCTGCTGGTCAGTGGTGGCCGCAGCGATCTGGTCACGCCGCAGACCGTCGCCGAATTCCTGGCATTGGCGCCGCACGCGCGCCACGTACAGTTGCCGCAGGCCACGCACATGGTCGCCGGTGATGACAACGACGCCTTTACCGCTACTGTGTTGGACTATCTGGACGTGTTGCCTGCGGTGGATGCCGCAGCTTCGTCCGCCACAAACGAGCACGTCACCGGAGCACGCTCATGA
- a CDS encoding MFS transporter, producing MSAAAGKGPLRGLVAALRESPALWWSFLYFFCLLSGYYVLRPVREAMAASSDLETVFPPLLIGWFASHGIALKDFVLQFLFTCVFLIMLVLQPVYGWLVSRFPRRVFLPAVYGFFIATLLVFYVLFDSGVPGRGMAFFLWVMVFNLFAVAVFWSFMADVFSNVQARAWYGYIGAAGTVGAFLGPILTSALVQRVGIANLMLVSAGFLVVCLFCIWRLRHWAVLREREQQLVSGEKPMGGSVLDGLKLIVREPLLRWLAVLVVFGVGVGTLLYNQQASIVRAAFSDPAASTAFFSRIDLAVNALTLLLQLSLTRWLLSRHGIAPALLIPAFAILIGFSVLAASPLPMMVAVVQVLTRASEFSLFKPARETIYTRVDRQWRYKAGAAIDTVVYRGADLSFTWVHKALSLFGSHVVFAGGMLVAACMTLAAFGVLREEKKLPRDR from the coding sequence GTGAGCGCGGCCGCGGGCAAGGGGCCGTTGCGCGGGCTTGTGGCAGCGCTGCGTGAATCGCCAGCGCTGTGGTGGTCGTTCCTGTACTTCTTCTGCCTGCTCAGTGGCTACTACGTGCTGCGCCCGGTGCGCGAGGCGATGGCAGCGTCGTCCGATCTGGAGACGGTGTTCCCGCCGCTGCTGATCGGCTGGTTCGCCAGCCATGGCATCGCCCTGAAGGATTTCGTCCTGCAGTTCCTGTTCACCTGCGTGTTCCTGATCATGCTGGTGCTGCAGCCGGTCTACGGCTGGCTGGTCAGCCGCTTCCCGCGGCGGGTGTTCCTGCCGGCGGTCTATGGCTTCTTCATCGCCACGCTGCTGGTGTTCTACGTGCTGTTCGACAGCGGCGTGCCGGGGCGGGGCATGGCCTTCTTCCTCTGGGTCATGGTCTTCAACCTGTTCGCGGTGGCCGTGTTCTGGAGCTTCATGGCCGACGTGTTCTCCAACGTGCAGGCACGCGCCTGGTACGGCTACATCGGCGCGGCCGGCACCGTCGGTGCCTTCCTCGGCCCGATCCTCACCAGCGCGCTGGTGCAGCGCGTGGGCATCGCCAACCTGATGCTGGTATCGGCCGGCTTCCTGGTCGTGTGCCTGTTCTGCATCTGGCGGCTGCGGCACTGGGCGGTGCTGCGCGAGCGCGAGCAGCAGCTGGTGTCGGGCGAAAAGCCGATGGGCGGCAGCGTGCTCGATGGCCTCAAGCTGATCGTGCGCGAGCCGCTGCTGCGCTGGCTGGCGGTCCTGGTGGTGTTCGGCGTGGGCGTGGGTACCCTGCTGTACAACCAGCAGGCCAGCATCGTGCGCGCGGCCTTCAGCGACCCGGCGGCCAGCACCGCGTTCTTCTCGCGCATCGACCTGGCGGTCAATGCGCTGACCCTGCTGCTGCAGCTCAGCCTGACCCGCTGGCTGCTGTCGCGCCATGGCATCGCACCGGCGCTGCTGATTCCCGCCTTTGCCATCCTGATCGGCTTCTCGGTGCTGGCCGCCTCGCCGTTGCCGATGATGGTGGCGGTGGTGCAGGTGCTGACCCGGGCCAGCGAGTTCTCGCTGTTCAAGCCCGCCCGCGAGACCATCTACACCCGTGTGGACCGCCAGTGGCGCTACAAGGCCGGCGCGGCCATCGACACCGTGGTCTACCGCGGTGCCGACCTGAGCTTCACCTGGGTGCACAAGGCGCTGTCGCTGTTCGGCTCGCATGTGGTGTTCGCTGGCGGCATGCTGGTGGCGGCGTGCATGACCCTGGCCGCGTTCGGTGTGCTGCGCGAAGAGAAGAAGCTGCCGCGCGACCGCTGA
- the mtgA gene encoding monofunctional biosynthetic peptidoglycan transglycosylase, producing the protein MGAGGEQDKVEAAGAAATTPARRRWRWKRLLWLPVLFVGFSCLQVLVLRFIDPPLSTVMLWRYGEALGEGDWSYRLHYQWRDLDQMAPSLPISLVAAEDQRFPDHNGFDLQAIEKARDHNAKGGRLRGASTISQQVAKNLFLWQGRSWIRKGLEVWYTVLIEAFWPKERILEMYANIAEFGDGVYGAQAAAQKFWGKDAARLAPGESARLAAVLPAPRRYNAAKPGPYVQRRAAWIQRQARQLGGAGYLEE; encoded by the coding sequence ATGGGGGCAGGGGGAGAGCAGGACAAGGTGGAGGCCGCAGGGGCCGCAGCGACCACGCCGGCGCGCCGACGCTGGCGGTGGAAGCGGTTGCTGTGGCTGCCGGTGCTGTTCGTGGGCTTCAGTTGCCTGCAGGTGCTGGTGCTGCGCTTCATCGACCCGCCATTGTCCACGGTGATGCTGTGGCGCTACGGCGAGGCGTTGGGCGAGGGTGACTGGTCCTACCGGCTGCATTACCAGTGGCGCGACCTGGACCAGATGGCCCCGAGCCTGCCGATCTCGCTGGTGGCGGCCGAGGACCAGCGCTTCCCCGACCACAATGGTTTCGACCTGCAGGCCATCGAGAAGGCGCGTGACCACAACGCCAAGGGCGGGCGCCTGCGCGGGGCCAGCACGATCAGCCAGCAGGTGGCCAAGAACCTGTTCCTGTGGCAGGGCCGCAGCTGGATCCGCAAGGGCCTGGAGGTCTGGTACACGGTATTGATCGAGGCGTTCTGGCCGAAGGAACGCATCCTGGAGATGTACGCCAACATCGCCGAGTTCGGTGATGGCGTGTACGGCGCACAGGCAGCGGCACAGAAATTCTGGGGCAAGGACGCGGCGCGGCTGGCACCGGGTGAAAGCGCCCGACTGGCGGCGGTGCTGCCGGCGCCGCGGCGGTACAACGCGGCCAAGCCGGGGCCGTACGTGCAGCGGCGGGCGGCGTGGATACAGCGGCAGGCCCGGCAGCTGGGCGGGGCGGGGTATCTGGAGGAGTGA
- a CDS encoding DUF1304 domain-containing protein produces MYWIALALTLLVALLHVYFLVLEMFLWTRPLGLKTFRNTPEKAEITRVLAANQGLYNGFLAAGLFWGLFDHLPMLVNFSLGCVIVAGCYGAWSVNKRIFFIQAVPALLAAVAWWFVPA; encoded by the coding sequence ATGTACTGGATCGCACTCGCCCTGACCCTGCTGGTCGCACTGCTGCACGTCTACTTCCTGGTGCTGGAGATGTTCCTGTGGACCCGCCCGCTGGGCCTGAAGACGTTCCGCAACACCCCGGAGAAGGCGGAGATCACCCGCGTGCTGGCGGCCAACCAGGGCCTGTACAACGGCTTCCTCGCCGCAGGCCTGTTCTGGGGCCTGTTCGACCACCTGCCGATGCTGGTGAATTTCTCGCTGGGCTGCGTGATCGTGGCCGGCTGCTACGGCGCGTGGAGCGTCAACAAGCGCATCTTCTTCATCCAGGCCGTGCCGGCGCTGCTGGCGGCGGTGGCCTGGTGGTTCGTGCCGGCCTGA
- a CDS encoding Hsp33 family molecular chaperone HslO, giving the protein MTAQPDSLIRFLLPDAGVRGVHVQLQATWQEILSHAVYPDNAAELLGEACVASALFTGHTKVDGRLSIQLRSNTGLRTLFAECTAAGTLRGIAQLADGADAPRDLSSLGSDALLAITIENPGLDPREPQRYQSLVALTAPALDEAFEDYFRQSEQLPTRLLLAADRNGAVGLLLQKLPGDEGDDDGWARASALFDTLGKAELLATPAEQMLHRLFHEEKPELMGSRPLAFGCSCSHERVASMLVSLGEEEARAAAEDTGSVDVRCEFCGREYHFPLTEFGILFHGAEGTVPAPERLQ; this is encoded by the coding sequence ATGACCGCCCAACCCGATTCCCTGATCCGCTTCCTGCTGCCCGACGCCGGCGTCCGTGGCGTGCACGTGCAACTGCAGGCCACCTGGCAGGAAATCCTGTCCCACGCCGTCTACCCGGACAACGCCGCCGAGCTGCTCGGCGAGGCCTGCGTGGCCTCGGCCCTGTTCACCGGCCACACCAAGGTGGACGGCCGACTGTCCATCCAGCTGCGCAGCAACACCGGCCTGCGCACCCTGTTTGCCGAGTGCACCGCCGCCGGCACCCTGCGCGGCATCGCCCAGCTGGCCGACGGCGCCGATGCGCCGCGCGACCTGTCCAGCCTGGGCAGCGATGCCCTGCTGGCGATCACCATCGAGAACCCGGGCCTGGACCCGCGCGAACCGCAGCGCTACCAGAGCCTGGTGGCACTGACCGCGCCGGCGCTGGATGAGGCCTTCGAGGACTACTTCCGCCAGTCCGAGCAGCTGCCGACCCGCCTGCTGCTGGCCGCCGACCGCAACGGCGCCGTGGGCCTGCTGCTGCAGAAACTGCCCGGCGACGAAGGCGACGACGACGGCTGGGCCCGCGCCAGCGCCCTGTTCGACACCCTGGGCAAGGCCGAACTGCTGGCGACCCCGGCCGAGCAGATGCTGCACCGCCTGTTCCACGAGGAGAAGCCGGAACTGATGGGCAGCAGGCCGCTGGCCTTCGGCTGCTCCTGCTCGCACGAGCGGGTGGCCTCGATGCTGGTCTCGCTGGGTGAGGAAGAGGCCCGCGCGGCCGCCGAAGACACCGGTTCGGTGGACGTGCGCTGCGAATTCTGCGGACGGGAGTATCACTTTCCTTTGACGGAGTTCGGCATACTGTTCCACGGTGCCGAGGGGACTGTACCGGCACCTGAACGACTTCAATGA
- a CDS encoding TetR/AcrR family transcriptional regulator — MNQPDASAGEPRAGRNSRLSAEDWAQAALDLIAEQGVGAVAVEPLARRLGVTKGSFYWHFPSRDALLQAALERWELFEQEQVFGSLEDVPDPRARLRQLFQMVAHEVQPHIIYSELLKALDHPMVRPVIDRVSQRRLDYLVASFRQAGLSSTDARHRARLAYAAYVGFLQLSLQLQQPKQAREDFEAYVEHLIETLIPNG; from the coding sequence ATGAATCAACCTGACGCTTCTGCCGGCGAACCGCGTGCCGGCCGCAACAGCCGCCTCAGTGCCGAAGACTGGGCACAGGCGGCCCTCGACCTGATCGCTGAACAAGGTGTGGGCGCCGTCGCGGTGGAGCCGCTGGCGCGCCGCCTGGGCGTGACCAAGGGCAGCTTCTACTGGCACTTCCCCTCGCGCGATGCGCTGCTGCAGGCCGCGCTGGAACGCTGGGAACTGTTCGAACAGGAGCAGGTGTTCGGCAGCCTGGAAGATGTCCCCGATCCGCGCGCGCGCCTGCGCCAGCTGTTCCAGATGGTGGCCCACGAAGTGCAGCCGCACATCATCTACAGCGAGCTGCTGAAGGCGCTGGACCACCCGATGGTGCGGCCGGTGATCGACCGTGTCTCGCAGCGCCGCCTGGATTACCTGGTGGCCTCGTTCCGCCAGGCCGGGCTCAGTTCGACCGATGCACGCCACCGCGCGCGCCTGGCCTACGCGGCCTACGTCGGCTTCCTGCAGCTTTCGCTGCAGCTGCAGCAGCCCAAGCAGGCACGCGAGGATTTCGAGGCCTACGTCGAGCACCTGATCGAAACGCTGATCCCGAACGGCTGA